In a single window of the Acetivibrio clariflavus DSM 19732 genome:
- a CDS encoding stalk domain-containing protein, with amino-acid sequence MKTSVKSIVTALVLALSIFNFGFVTAKDSEDKKVNGFAKIEGDYALKDDGSLWKINLFYSEENEKIADGFVDIDSDKYTYTYTALKSDGSLWAWGINSHGQFAEVDLPASDIPVKIMENVKEVSGLMAIKNDGTVWTWGGQKFFDATSKVNKPVMIYKGAKSISFSDYFIKIVDNDGKLYLVENTNTLSYDEVQKKKIKISDNVKYVKGDLFIKEDKTLWQIEYSHEDTSTYKTRLVLKNVIYADSADCSNCAIQEDGTLWVWGFSDDNIPEYIKGYPVEPQKIMSNVKYASCSLQSVLIVKQDGSLCGLGTVSPKTEYSIPRILMKDVKEMFKNGLALAYDNTLWRIVHNFAGKFDVIKISDNVKTITEDGIIEKIDGTKWKLMNNTDQHILEPIEASSVTVGYNFKLNYDGSLWKQKTSYESGTYKVEYEKFDDDVKKAYVSDHLIYYIKDDNSLWVGLNNNDIVYAPEKVQALSRPLKLSDGIKEVKCTDPYVFAVSTSGELLVWRINLTEPTPVSTEPKKITEDVESFDNGILGLLGIIKKDRSLWSGFSIDEYLQPDNVKENYADIMAENLVKDFDNIEEIKVYNENFIIKKNGELWLKTDYNSSGMSSYSKFMDNVIYAEAYTSNGIREGIALCADSSLWDISAQEPKKLLDKVKEAHYDPAFKVYAALQEDNSFYVWGHNAFGECGIDSPEDIITEPQKLFDDVTWFEIGYASMKALRKDGTLMKWGLGFPIAHSVPYVINPLNSGNFDKDTIIQHRNFASIGVKEQLPMIVKINDPAYNKDVKVIFNTGNQLILDKSTENYYIGTFPGFDKSGKISYRITASDSSGNLITSEEYEVEVLKNDIVMFDYTNEEVFVSDAQIFVDGKELYSDVKPVIKDGRTLLPVRALCEAINADVEWDDKSKTVKISAKDKEVSMKIGEKDILVNNKKQSIDVPAIIVSGRTMLPLRAVGEIIGAEVEWNEKDRRIDVSLK; translated from the coding sequence ATGAAAACCTCGGTAAAGAGTATTGTTACAGCATTAGTCTTGGCATTAAGTATTTTCAATTTCGGCTTTGTGACGGCAAAAGATTCGGAAGACAAAAAAGTCAATGGGTTTGCAAAAATTGAAGGTGACTATGCTTTAAAAGATGACGGCTCATTATGGAAAATCAACCTGTTTTATAGTGAGGAAAATGAAAAGATAGCCGATGGATTTGTAGATATCGACTCCGACAAATATACATATACTTACACAGCTCTTAAATCTGACGGTTCATTATGGGCCTGGGGAATAAACTCCCACGGACAGTTTGCTGAAGTAGACCTTCCGGCAAGTGATATTCCGGTAAAAATAATGGAAAACGTTAAAGAAGTTTCCGGTTTGATGGCTATCAAAAATGACGGCACTGTTTGGACTTGGGGAGGTCAAAAGTTTTTCGATGCCACTTCAAAAGTAAATAAACCTGTGATGATTTATAAAGGTGCAAAATCTATCTCTTTTTCCGATTATTTCATAAAGATAGTAGATAACGACGGAAAGCTTTACCTTGTCGAAAATACCAATACCCTTTCCTACGATGAAGTTCAAAAGAAAAAAATAAAAATTAGCGATAATGTTAAATACGTTAAAGGTGACCTGTTCATTAAAGAGGACAAGACACTGTGGCAGATTGAATATTCCCATGAAGACACAAGTACATACAAAACAAGACTGGTACTTAAAAATGTTATATATGCTGATTCTGCCGACTGTTCAAATTGTGCGATTCAAGAAGACGGTACTTTATGGGTATGGGGATTTAGCGATGACAATATACCGGAATATATAAAGGGATATCCTGTAGAACCTCAAAAAATTATGAGTAACGTAAAGTATGCTTCCTGTTCACTGCAAAGTGTCTTAATTGTAAAGCAAGACGGCTCACTGTGCGGATTAGGAACGGTATCTCCGAAAACCGAATACAGCATTCCAAGGATTTTAATGAAAGATGTAAAAGAGATGTTCAAAAATGGCCTGGCACTTGCATATGATAATACTTTATGGCGTATTGTTCACAATTTTGCCGGCAAATTTGATGTAATAAAGATTTCCGATAATGTTAAGACCATCACGGAAGATGGAATTATAGAGAAAATTGACGGTACTAAGTGGAAACTTATGAATAATACTGACCAACATATTTTAGAGCCTATAGAAGCCTCAAGTGTTACTGTTGGCTACAACTTTAAATTAAATTATGACGGAAGCCTCTGGAAGCAAAAAACAAGCTATGAAAGTGGCACTTATAAAGTCGAGTATGAAAAGTTTGATGATGATGTAAAAAAAGCTTATGTAAGCGATCACCTTATATACTATATTAAAGATGACAATTCTCTATGGGTGGGTCTAAATAATAACGATATCGTTTATGCTCCGGAAAAGGTTCAGGCATTGTCAAGACCCCTAAAATTATCCGATGGAATAAAGGAAGTAAAATGTACCGATCCTTATGTTTTTGCTGTATCTACTTCCGGCGAACTGCTCGTATGGAGAATAAATCTAACAGAACCTACTCCGGTTTCCACTGAACCGAAAAAAATTACTGAAGACGTCGAATCTTTTGATAACGGAATACTTGGACTTTTAGGCATAATAAAAAAGGATAGGTCTTTGTGGAGCGGATTTTCAATTGATGAATATCTTCAACCTGATAATGTAAAAGAAAATTACGCAGATATTATGGCGGAAAATCTGGTTAAGGATTTTGACAACATCGAAGAAATTAAAGTTTATAATGAAAACTTCATAATTAAAAAGAACGGTGAATTATGGCTTAAAACCGATTACAATTCTTCCGGCATGAGTTCCTACAGCAAATTCATGGACAATGTTATATATGCCGAAGCTTATACATCCAACGGCATAAGAGAGGGAATAGCTTTATGTGCTGACAGCAGTTTGTGGGATATTTCTGCACAAGAACCGAAAAAGCTCCTCGATAAAGTCAAGGAAGCCCATTATGATCCTGCCTTCAAAGTTTATGCTGCACTGCAAGAGGACAACAGCTTCTATGTTTGGGGACACAATGCTTTTGGAGAATGCGGTATTGATTCACCGGAGGATATTATCACAGAACCTCAAAAGCTGTTTGACGACGTAACATGGTTTGAAATTGGATATGCAAGCATGAAAGCATTGCGAAAGGATGGAACATTAATGAAATGGGGTTTGGGCTTCCCAATAGCCCATAGTGTGCCCTACGTTATCAATCCTTTGAACTCCGGAAACTTTGACAAAGATACAATAATACAGCATAGGAATTTTGCATCCATCGGTGTAAAAGAACAGTTGCCTATGATTGTTAAAATAAACGATCCTGCATACAACAAGGATGTTAAGGTGATTTTCAACACAGGAAACCAGTTGATACTGGATAAAAGTACCGAAAATTATTATATCGGAACGTTCCCGGGATTTGATAAATCCGGCAAGATAAGTTACCGTATCACTGCCTCCGATAGCAGCGGTAACCTAATTACTTCCGAGGAATATGAGGTTGAAGTTCTGAAAAACGATATAGTAATGTTCGATTACACGAATGAAGAAGTTTTTGTTTCGGATGCACAAATATTTGTAGACGGAAAGGAACTGTATTCTGATGTAAAACCTGTTATCAAGGACGGCAGAACTTTACTTCCTGTTCGTGCTTTGTGTGAAGCCATAAATGCCGATGTTGAATGGGACGACAAATCCAAAACCGTTAAAATATCGGCAAAAGACAAAGAAGTCAGTATGAAGATCGGAGAAAAAGATATTTTGGTAAACAATAAAAAACAAAGTATTGACGTTCCTGCCATCATTGTATCGGGAAGAACTATGCTGCCCTTAAGAGCAGTTGGAGAAATAATCGGAGCTGAAGTTGAGTGGAATGAAAAAGACAGAAGAATTGATGTTTCCTTAAAATAA
- the tnpB gene encoding IS66 family insertion sequence element accessory protein TnpB (TnpB, as the term is used for proteins encoded by IS66 family insertion elements, is considered an accessory protein, since TnpC, encoded by a neighboring gene, is a DDE family transposase.) — MIRWNEKPVYLCGRLTDMRKSINGLITLVQESFSLDPFMNALFVFCNRNRNRIKILEWDGDGFWLYFKRLERGRFRWPTEEDSTTMLLDVNELACLIDSARLEKKLRRKEVLERQIS, encoded by the coding sequence ATGATAAGATGGAATGAAAAACCAGTGTATCTTTGCGGAAGATTAACGGATATGAGGAAATCTATCAACGGATTAATAACACTGGTACAAGAAAGTTTCTCACTTGATCCGTTTATGAATGCACTGTTTGTGTTCTGTAACAGAAATAGAAACAGGATAAAAATCCTTGAATGGGATGGAGATGGGTTTTGGCTGTACTTTAAGAGGCTAGAACGAGGGCGATTTCGCTGGCCAACAGAAGAAGATTCAACCACAATGCTTCTTGATGTAAACGAATTAGCTTGTCTTATTGATAGTGCCAGATTAGAGAAAAAGCTCAGGAGAAAGGAAGTTTTAGAGCGTCAAATTTCGTAA
- the tnpA gene encoding IS66 family insertion sequence element accessory protein TnpA produces MDMEKVTTEQQLSRWAQLIQNRLESGQSIKEFCRTNGVSKATYYYWQKKVSEAKCTVVEEVKEPKIEVPSGWMQLASKPVYPAKATLEIKINGCNVTVNTETDLELLKKVCQVLMSL; encoded by the coding sequence ATGGACATGGAAAAAGTAACAACTGAACAACAATTATCTAGGTGGGCACAATTAATACAAAACCGGCTTGAAAGTGGGCAAAGTATCAAAGAGTTTTGCCGAACGAATGGAGTAAGCAAAGCTACATACTACTATTGGCAAAAGAAAGTCAGTGAAGCAAAGTGTACAGTAGTTGAAGAAGTAAAAGAACCCAAAATCGAAGTACCAAGTGGATGGATGCAGCTTGCATCGAAACCGGTGTACCCTGCAAAAGCTACACTGGAAATTAAAATTAATGGCTGTAATGTCACTGTAAATACGGAAACAGACTTAGAATTATTGAAAAAAGTTTGCCAGGTGTTGATGTCGTTATGA